In Modestobacter versicolor, a single genomic region encodes these proteins:
- a CDS encoding glycosyltransferase family protein, with amino-acid sequence MHVLIMNAGQKAQDYHRVVEPVRAVGESGADVTVTISRGLATTMRPPVPDAEPEVVAVDAQGADVVVLQLPRTLQMLQCIRVLQAQGVAVVVEIDDLLSGVPYGHMAHKALVGAGLGKLALACALEADLVVATTPALLEEYAPHGRGVVVPNAIPRRIAELPPAYEREPEVVRVGWTGNVLGHPYDLQEMGSGLQQALDRTRGRSEFVVIGEKWDARERLRLSEEPTEIPFIHDVDGYLTAIGEVFDVGIAPLRIDRFNTCKSWLKPLEYAARGVYSVRARTDEYERLGLGMPARAPKDWAKFIATGVTDVDRRREVAAAAREKVLAGHLTEHTAERWVGAWSRALDNRVRAQRKGSLAAAAR; translated from the coding sequence ATGCACGTGCTCATCATGAACGCCGGCCAGAAGGCCCAGGACTACCACCGCGTCGTCGAGCCGGTCCGCGCCGTGGGCGAGTCCGGTGCCGACGTCACGGTGACGATCAGCCGGGGCCTGGCGACGACGATGCGGCCGCCGGTGCCCGACGCCGAGCCCGAGGTCGTCGCCGTCGACGCCCAGGGTGCTGACGTCGTCGTGCTGCAGCTGCCCAGGACGCTGCAGATGCTCCAGTGCATCCGGGTGCTGCAGGCGCAGGGCGTGGCCGTCGTCGTCGAGATCGACGACCTGCTGTCCGGCGTCCCGTACGGCCACATGGCGCACAAGGCCCTGGTCGGGGCCGGGCTGGGCAAGCTGGCGCTGGCCTGCGCCCTGGAGGCCGACCTGGTGGTGGCCACCACGCCGGCGCTGCTCGAGGAGTACGCGCCGCACGGGCGGGGCGTCGTCGTCCCGAACGCGATCCCGCGCCGGATCGCGGAGCTGCCGCCCGCCTACGAGCGGGAGCCGGAGGTGGTGCGGGTCGGGTGGACCGGCAACGTGCTCGGGCACCCCTACGACCTGCAGGAGATGGGCTCGGGCCTGCAGCAGGCGCTCGACCGCACCCGCGGCCGCAGCGAGTTCGTGGTGATCGGGGAGAAGTGGGACGCCCGGGAGCGGCTGCGGCTGTCCGAGGAGCCCACCGAGATCCCGTTCATCCACGACGTCGACGGCTACCTGACGGCGATCGGCGAGGTGTTCGACGTCGGGATCGCCCCGCTCCGGATCGACCGGTTCAACACCTGCAAGAGCTGGCTGAAGCCGCTGGAGTACGCGGCGCGCGGCGTCTACTCGGTGCGGGCGCGCACCGACGAGTACGAGCGGCTGGGCCTGGGGATGCCGGCCCGCGCGCCCAAGGACTGGGCCAAGTTCATCGCCACCGGGGTCACCGACGTCGACCGCCGCCGCGAGGTCGCGGCGGCCGCCCGGGAGAAGGTGCTGGCCGGTCACCTGACCGAGCACACCGCCGAGCGCTGGGTGGGTGCCTGGTCCCGCGCGCTGGACAACCGGGTCCGCGCGCAGCGGAAGGGCAGCCTGGCCGCAGCGGCGCGCTGA